The following coding sequences are from one Danio rerio strain Tuebingen ecotype United States chromosome 21, GRCz12tu, whole genome shotgun sequence window:
- the rab27b gene encoding ras-related protein Rab-27B isoform X2, translating to MFSSSSTMTDGDYDYLIKLLALGDSGVGKTTFLYRYTDNKFNPKFITTVGIDFREKRVVYTTNSPNGTTGKTFKVHLQLWDTAGQERFRSLTTAFFRDAMGFLLMFDLTSQQSFLNVRNWMSQLQANAYCENPDIVLVGNKADLADQREVQEKQAKELADKYGIPYFETSAATGSEVDKAVVTLLDLVMKRMEQCVEKPSADANTSDGSSKLSAAPAQQKKCAC from the exons gttcaGCTCCAGCAGCACTATGACCGATGGAGATTACGATTATCTGATCAAACTCCTGGCTTTGGGGGACTCCGGGGTCGGCAAGACCACTTTCCTCTACCGATACACAGATAACAAGTTCAACCCCAAATTCATCACCACCGTGGGCATCGACTTCAGGGAAAAGAgagtg GTTTATACGACTAACAGCCCCAATGGGACGACGGGGAAAACCTTTAAGGTTCACCTGCAGCTGTGGGACACTGCGGGACAGGAGAG GTTCAGGAGTTTGACCACTGCATTCTTCAGGGATGCCATGGGTTTTCTGCTGATGTTTGATCTGACCAGCCAGCAGAGCTTTCTCAACGTCAGGAACTGGATGA gtcagCTCCAGGCTAATGCATATTGTGAGAATCCAGATATCGTGCTGGTGGGAAATAAAGCAGATCTAGCCGACCAGAGAGAAGTTCAGGAGAAACAAGCGAAAGAACTCGCAGACAAATACGG CATCCCGTACTTCGAGACGAGTGCAGCGACGGGCTCTGAGGTGGACAAGGCTGTGGTGACGCTGCTGGATCTGGTGATGAAGCGGATGGAGCAGTGTGTGGAGAAGCCCAGCGCAGACGCAAACACCAGCGACGGCAGCAGCAAACTGAGCGCCGCACCTGCCCAACAGAAGAAGTGTGCATgctga
- the rab27b gene encoding ras-related protein Rab-27B isoform X1, which translates to MRTGVVFYGLTHIRNKSKNTPGFSSSSTMTDGDYDYLIKLLALGDSGVGKTTFLYRYTDNKFNPKFITTVGIDFREKRVVYTTNSPNGTTGKTFKVHLQLWDTAGQERFRSLTTAFFRDAMGFLLMFDLTSQQSFLNVRNWMSQLQANAYCENPDIVLVGNKADLADQREVQEKQAKELADKYGIPYFETSAATGSEVDKAVVTLLDLVMKRMEQCVEKPSADANTSDGSSKLSAAPAQQKKCAC; encoded by the exons gttcaGCTCCAGCAGCACTATGACCGATGGAGATTACGATTATCTGATCAAACTCCTGGCTTTGGGGGACTCCGGGGTCGGCAAGACCACTTTCCTCTACCGATACACAGATAACAAGTTCAACCCCAAATTCATCACCACCGTGGGCATCGACTTCAGGGAAAAGAgagtg GTTTATACGACTAACAGCCCCAATGGGACGACGGGGAAAACCTTTAAGGTTCACCTGCAGCTGTGGGACACTGCGGGACAGGAGAG GTTCAGGAGTTTGACCACTGCATTCTTCAGGGATGCCATGGGTTTTCTGCTGATGTTTGATCTGACCAGCCAGCAGAGCTTTCTCAACGTCAGGAACTGGATGA gtcagCTCCAGGCTAATGCATATTGTGAGAATCCAGATATCGTGCTGGTGGGAAATAAAGCAGATCTAGCCGACCAGAGAGAAGTTCAGGAGAAACAAGCGAAAGAACTCGCAGACAAATACGG CATCCCGTACTTCGAGACGAGTGCAGCGACGGGCTCTGAGGTGGACAAGGCTGTGGTGACGCTGCTGGATCTGGTGATGAAGCGGATGGAGCAGTGTGTGGAGAAGCCCAGCGCAGACGCAAACACCAGCGACGGCAGCAGCAAACTGAGCGCCGCACCTGCCCAACAGAAGAAGTGTGCATgctga